The Chryseobacterium aureum genome contains a region encoding:
- a CDS encoding superoxide dismutase yields MNPFTLPQLPYAYDALVPFIDKETMTIHHQKHHQAYVDNLNTALAQADETNPDLDSLLQRISEYSPAVRNNGGGHYNHSLFWKILSPQPKLTPEGILHDAISATFGSLENLKAEMKKTGLAQFGSGWVWLFVKFNGSLAVSSTPNQDNPMMDILSMNRGFPILGIDVWEHAYYLSYQNKRADYLDAFWSVLDWSAVERNYEEALSKVR; encoded by the coding sequence ATGAACCCATTTACATTACCCCAGTTACCTTACGCTTATGATGCCCTGGTACCTTTTATTGATAAAGAAACAATGACGATCCACCACCAAAAGCATCACCAGGCTTACGTAGACAATCTGAATACTGCCCTGGCACAGGCCGATGAAACTAATCCTGATCTTGATTCCTTATTGCAAAGAATCAGTGAATACAGTCCTGCGGTAAGAAATAATGGGGGCGGTCACTATAACCACTCCTTATTCTGGAAAATCCTTTCGCCTCAGCCTAAACTGACTCCTGAAGGGATTTTACATGATGCTATCAGCGCCACTTTCGGAAGTCTGGAAAATCTTAAAGCAGAAATGAAAAAGACAGGGTTAGCTCAGTTCGGTTCCGGGTGGGTATGGCTCTTCGTAAAATTCAACGGATCTCTGGCAGTGAGCTCTACTCCCAATCAGGATAATCCGATGATGGATATTCTTTCTATGAACAGAGGTTTCCCCATTCTTGGAATAGATGTTTGGGAACACGCCTACTATCTGAGTTATCAGAATAAGCGTGCTGATTATCTGGACGCATTCTGGTCTGTGCTGGATTGGTCTGCCGTAGAAAGAAATTATGAAGAAGCTTTATCAAAAGTAAGATAA
- a CDS encoding DUF2480 family protein, whose amino-acid sequence MTEENIINKAKASGIIAFDLSDYKPTTEIVELDIKDHLFMGMIVKEKEFKESIASVDFSIYNEKAVGIICSTDAIIPPWAYMLIMEKLSLYASYADLNNAETILLDLWKRRLIYADLRQYRNQKVVVRANSNHDPALYLLAAGLLKPLVKTLMYGEIGLPKVIFKQ is encoded by the coding sequence ATGACTGAGGAAAATATCATCAATAAAGCAAAGGCGTCAGGCATTATTGCCTTTGACCTTTCAGACTACAAACCTACTACGGAAATTGTAGAACTGGATATCAAAGATCATCTTTTCATGGGAATGATTGTGAAGGAAAAAGAGTTTAAAGAATCAATTGCTTCGGTGGATTTTTCTATATACAATGAAAAAGCAGTGGGAATCATCTGCTCTACGGATGCAATCATTCCGCCATGGGCCTATATGCTGATTATGGAAAAACTGTCTTTATATGCTTCCTATGCCGACTTGAACAATGCGGAGACTATTCTGCTCGATCTTTGGAAACGCCGTCTCATCTATGCTGACCTGAGACAGTACAGAAATCAGAAAGTTGTTGTCCGTGCAAATTCCAATCATGATCCTGCCCTTTATCTTTTAGCAGCCGGATTGTTAAAGCCTCTGGTAAAAACATTGATGTATGGTGAAATAGGATTACCCAAAGTAATTTTTAAACAATAA
- a CDS encoding RNA polymerase sigma factor, whose translation MSATDYTLLKKIKSGDRPAFMLLYDRYWDSLYRFVFVRTRDKETSEEILQNLWMRILENTDLIQTDDAESAKGYLLRHLHYRIIDFYNSHKKAPPILSIDEFNIPNEIEIADSEYFEILEENEISTLLSMIDEVVSQLPSTEQQVYDMRIRKNMSVNETAEALGISNKTVSNKLSKALGEIREKLNPEYQSSKKLISILLLMEVLTRY comes from the coding sequence ATGAGTGCAACAGACTATACCTTACTAAAGAAAATAAAATCAGGCGACCGCCCTGCATTTATGCTGCTGTATGACCGATACTGGGATAGTCTGTATCGCTTTGTTTTTGTACGGACAAGGGATAAAGAAACTTCTGAAGAAATTCTTCAGAACCTATGGATGAGGATTCTTGAAAATACAGACCTGATACAAACCGATGATGCAGAAAGTGCCAAAGGCTATCTTCTCCGTCATCTTCATTACCGGATTATTGATTTTTACAACAGTCATAAAAAAGCCCCTCCTATCCTGAGTATTGACGAGTTTAATATTCCGAATGAAATTGAAATCGCAGATTCTGAATATTTTGAAATCCTTGAAGAAAATGAGATCAGTACTTTATTATCGATGATTGATGAGGTGGTTTCTCAGCTTCCTTCCACGGAGCAGCAGGTATATGATATGAGAATCCGGAAAAATATGTCCGTGAACGAAACCGCAGAAGCACTGGGAATCAGCAATAAAACAGTAAGTAATAAATTAAGCAAAGCTTTAGGGGAAATCCGGGAAAAACTGAACCCAGAGTATCAGTCGTCTAAAAAACTGATCTCTATTCTTTTGCTGATGGAGGTTTTGACGAGGTATTGA
- a CDS encoding TonB-dependent receptor codes for MKSLKCGITIAALFFTVAAEAQELVQKVTFSVPANRPLIDVLEEFAGKTGMRLAYSRVDIKELKVRGVKCDNISVNNCLKDITNGLPVVYRLHGDLISIKYEISTISVPGTGRISGKIVDEVGNPITGAEVNIAQKTFITDNNGDFTAELPSGTYNLAVKAARYNTLRVENLSVINKETNSVSFALNKASDKITDIKEVKITASRKADTQAGLLAQQKKAAQMSDGISAEQISKTPDSDVGGTLKRVTGITTIDNKYVVVRSMGERWNTAAMDGINLPSTEAYNQNFSFDIIPTAMVESVVVSKSATPDMNASFAGGYVEVRTKDIPNENFTTVTMGTSYNDQSAFKEFLTRKRGKYDYFGYDDGTRDFPKGLEPMNWTDPRFFEQSRQFTNDNFSTYKTRGDMGSNIQLALGRTYTLKNNNKWGFAGAFVIRNEQNKLDIDHTGRGNWLDTTGMPDANGVIPFYNFKNSGASYNYNSTLAGMLNFGWQFGKNRISFRNSYTHIFDNTLTRVTGWNEYSTGSGMAANAELAYNYFYNGIIPNNDPAQIKTLDRPYTDNTNYPIFQTLLQNKLEGSHKIGNTEISWFAARTGVASDTKDYTQYITRYDFIGNEILAFHKIYNSGADFYRGYIENRETDYNYGASVKWDMDAGSFKNTIKTGYAGAVKNNTNQQQKFFLRVDENRNVPNSEKNYLTMYGSLADWFNGSHYVPGGIGWETRALYKNDRYEGEVDQHAVFVMFDNRWKKLRLVWGLRAEYFKYDMISQQLDPNDSKYITRTAIDDKPWQWMPSVNFTYSPTHKINLRLAYNKSVIRPQFNERTGLPYFDPIANGLIYNTELSSSVINNYDFKFEWFPGLGEIFSAGLYYKNIDRPIEREGHISSEGNLFLYNGNSKNAKLIGVEAEVRKSLGFIADGTFLEKLFISGNFTYNHTKVVAFKDLYKTGDNDDTYEVKRPLYGQTPYAYNLGLVYDGNRLGMSFLYNAKGDQYITVGYTYKGEEIQRPYAVADAQISYKFLRNRNFEVKFNVRNLFNRVKEYYNNFNSYLAAKNGGGSNVGTEREAWDLLPGATDRYDKNIDKIMFRAYSGRIFSLSVNYTF; via the coding sequence ATGAAAAGTTTGAAATGTGGGATCACCATAGCAGCCTTATTTTTTACGGTAGCCGCAGAAGCTCAGGAGCTGGTTCAGAAAGTGACATTTTCCGTACCTGCCAACAGACCGTTGATTGACGTTTTGGAAGAATTTGCCGGAAAAACAGGCATGAGGCTGGCTTATTCCAGGGTAGATATTAAAGAGCTAAAGGTAAGAGGGGTGAAATGCGATAATATTTCTGTTAATAACTGCCTGAAGGACATTACCAACGGCCTCCCTGTGGTGTACCGCCTGCATGGTGATCTTATTTCGATAAAATATGAAATCTCAACTATTTCAGTACCGGGAACCGGACGTATTTCCGGTAAAATAGTGGATGAGGTGGGAAATCCCATTACCGGAGCAGAAGTGAACATCGCTCAAAAAACTTTCATCACAGATAATAACGGAGATTTTACAGCAGAGCTTCCTTCAGGAACTTATAACCTGGCGGTAAAAGCAGCCAGATATAACACCCTGAGAGTTGAAAACCTGTCTGTTATCAATAAAGAAACCAATTCAGTTTCATTTGCATTAAACAAAGCTTCTGATAAGATTACCGATATTAAAGAAGTTAAAATTACTGCATCCCGTAAAGCAGATACCCAGGCAGGACTTCTTGCCCAGCAGAAGAAAGCAGCCCAGATGAGTGACGGTATTTCAGCAGAACAGATTTCCAAAACTCCGGACAGCGATGTGGGAGGAACACTCAAAAGGGTAACGGGAATTACAACAATTGATAATAAATATGTAGTGGTACGATCTATGGGAGAACGCTGGAATACCGCTGCGATGGATGGGATCAACCTGCCCAGCACGGAAGCCTATAACCAGAACTTTTCATTTGATATTATTCCTACAGCCATGGTAGAAAGTGTAGTAGTAAGCAAATCTGCCACACCGGATATGAATGCCAGCTTTGCAGGAGGATATGTGGAAGTAAGAACGAAAGATATACCCAATGAAAATTTTACAACGGTAACGATGGGAACTTCTTATAATGATCAGTCCGCATTCAAAGAATTTCTGACCCGTAAACGCGGAAAGTATGATTATTTCGGGTATGATGATGGAACCAGGGACTTCCCCAAAGGACTTGAGCCAATGAACTGGACAGATCCAAGGTTTTTTGAGCAATCCAGGCAGTTTACCAATGATAATTTCAGTACCTACAAAACAAGAGGTGATATGGGGTCTAATATTCAGCTGGCCTTAGGAAGAACTTACACTCTTAAAAACAACAATAAATGGGGATTTGCCGGTGCGTTTGTCATCAGGAATGAACAGAATAAGCTGGATATTGACCATACAGGAAGAGGAAACTGGCTGGATACCACAGGAATGCCGGATGCCAATGGGGTGATTCCGTTTTATAATTTTAAAAACAGCGGAGCTTCCTACAATTACAATTCTACGCTGGCCGGAATGCTGAACTTCGGATGGCAGTTTGGAAAAAACAGAATCTCTTTCCGTAATTCCTATACCCATATTTTTGATAATACCCTGACAAGAGTAACAGGTTGGAATGAGTACTCAACAGGAAGCGGAATGGCTGCCAATGCAGAATTAGCATATAATTATTTTTATAACGGAATTATTCCCAATAATGATCCGGCTCAGATCAAAACATTAGACAGACCTTATACCGATAATACCAATTATCCGATTTTTCAAACCCTTCTGCAAAATAAACTGGAAGGAAGTCATAAAATAGGAAATACGGAGATCAGTTGGTTTGCCGCCCGTACAGGAGTAGCTTCTGATACCAAAGACTATACACAGTACATTACCCGCTATGATTTTATTGGAAACGAGATTTTAGCCTTTCATAAGATCTATAATTCCGGAGCCGATTTCTACAGGGGGTATATTGAAAACAGAGAAACAGATTACAATTATGGTGCTTCCGTGAAATGGGATATGGATGCCGGAAGTTTTAAAAATACCATCAAAACCGGATATGCCGGTGCTGTAAAAAACAATACCAATCAACAGCAGAAATTTTTTCTTCGTGTTGACGAAAACCGGAACGTTCCGAATAGCGAGAAGAACTATTTGACGATGTATGGCTCTCTCGCTGACTGGTTTAATGGTTCCCATTATGTTCCGGGAGGTATTGGCTGGGAAACCAGAGCTCTTTATAAAAACGACAGATATGAAGGAGAAGTGGATCAGCATGCTGTTTTTGTGATGTTTGATAACCGTTGGAAAAAATTAAGACTGGTCTGGGGACTTCGGGCAGAATATTTTAAATATGATATGATTTCCCAGCAGCTGGATCCTAATGATTCTAAATACATCACCAGAACAGCTATTGATGATAAACCCTGGCAGTGGATGCCATCCGTGAATTTTACGTACAGCCCTACCCATAAGATCAACCTCAGGCTGGCGTACAACAAATCTGTCATCCGTCCTCAGTTCAATGAAAGAACAGGATTGCCATACTTTGATCCTATTGCCAACGGCTTGATCTACAATACGGAATTAAGCTCTTCGGTAATCAATAATTATGATTTCAAATTTGAATGGTTTCCAGGGCTTGGTGAGATATTTTCTGCAGGGTTGTATTATAAAAATATTGACAGACCTATTGAACGTGAAGGCCATATTTCCAGTGAAGGTAATCTGTTTCTGTACAACGGGAATTCAAAAAACGCAAAGCTGATAGGAGTGGAGGCTGAGGTGAGAAAAAGCCTGGGTTTTATCGCAGACGGTACTTTTCTTGAGAAACTTTTTATAAGCGGAAATTTTACTTACAACCATACAAAGGTAGTGGCTTTTAAAGACTTATATAAAACAGGTGATAATGACGATACCTATGAAGTAAAACGGCCGCTCTACGGACAGACTCCTTACGCCTATAACCTTGGTTTGGTCTATGATGGAAACCGCTTGGGAATGAGCTTTTTGTATAATGCCAAAGGTGACCAGTACATCACGGTAGGATATACCTACAAAGGAGAGGAAATCCAACGTCCTTACGCTGTAGCAGATGCCCAGATCTCCTATAAGTTCCTTCGTAACAGAAATTTTGAAGTGAAATTCAATGTAAGAAACCTCTTCAACAGAGTAAAAGAATATTATAACAATTTCAACTCTTACCTCGCTGCAAAAAACGGAGGAGGAAGTAATGTAGGCACAGAAAGGGAAGCCTGGGATCTTCTTCCCGGAGCAACGGACAGGTATGATAAAAACATTGATAAAATCATGTTTCGGGCATACAGCGGAAGAATATTCAGCCTGAGTGTGAACTATACTTTTTAA
- a CDS encoding FecR family protein, producing MKKRLPYKNIEAFVFRLWEREVSEDNISEKENELLKQWKIIAEKDLDIAHLRESRERILSGLEHYFPQRDIRSAKSVKPRFYTIAAAIALLLSLGSMFTYTIFIKPDVYLAQSEKRTIHLEDGSVVTLLAGAELTVAKSFPAATRVVDLKGDAIFSVAKSKTHPFIVRADGFSTKVLGTVFKISQSGKKKAVDLYEGKVAVSSPGVPVSFLKPNQKWTNFGIAHTTAIVSLKPVNNSAGKVPAILSLSFNDVPLKEVVAVLENSYNTKVLYPKDAEDKKITADFTGGTVGENIESLAFILGLEVQKKESTYILKK from the coding sequence ATGAAAAAACGCTTACCCTATAAAAATATTGAAGCCTTTGTTTTCAGACTCTGGGAACGGGAAGTTTCGGAAGATAACATTTCTGAAAAAGAAAATGAGCTTTTAAAGCAATGGAAAATCATTGCAGAAAAAGACCTGGATATTGCTCATCTTAGAGAATCCAGAGAAAGGATATTATCCGGACTGGAACATTATTTTCCTCAAAGAGATATACGGTCTGCAAAAAGTGTTAAACCCCGTTTCTATACAATTGCAGCGGCTATTGCTCTGTTGTTATCGTTAGGAAGCATGTTTACCTACACCATATTCATCAAACCGGATGTTTATCTTGCCCAATCTGAAAAACGTACCATTCACCTTGAGGACGGTTCTGTAGTGACTCTTTTGGCGGGTGCTGAACTGACTGTCGCAAAATCGTTTCCAGCAGCTACCAGAGTAGTTGACTTAAAAGGAGATGCGATTTTCTCTGTGGCAAAATCAAAAACTCATCCTTTTATTGTTCGTGCAGATGGTTTCAGTACCAAAGTATTGGGGACGGTATTTAAAATCTCACAATCGGGGAAGAAGAAAGCAGTTGATCTTTATGAAGGTAAGGTGGCGGTATCCTCCCCGGGTGTTCCGGTTTCTTTTCTGAAACCGAATCAGAAATGGACCAATTTCGGGATTGCTCATACCACAGCAATTGTTTCATTGAAACCAGTAAATAACTCAGCAGGTAAAGTTCCCGCAATATTGTCTTTAAGCTTTAATGATGTTCCTCTGAAAGAAGTGGTCGCAGTGCTGGAAAACAGTTATAACACAAAAGTACTGTATCCTAAAGATGCCGAAGATAAAAAGATCACCGCAGACTTTACCGGAGGCACTGTGGGTGAAAATATAGAATCACTGGCTTTCATTCTGGGACTGGAAGTTCAGAAAAAAGAAAGCACCTATATCCTCAAAAAATAA
- a CDS encoding helix-turn-helix transcriptional regulator, with product MKKPAADRILMFLKMRGEATSFLIAEELSITKEGARKHLLNLAQEGLIRSSVKSEGVGRPSTYYTLTEKGLAQFPDTHADVTVQILKSVKNLLGENALNLLISDREKNTHDRYEKILSNTKSLEQCLESLAKVRSDEGYMAEWKKEGKDYFLIENHCPICAAATECQGFCRAELSNFQSLIGKEYKVERIDHIISGGQRCVYKISQ from the coding sequence ATGAAGAAGCCGGCTGCGGATCGCATTCTGATGTTCTTGAAGATGAGAGGAGAAGCTACCTCATTTCTTATTGCTGAAGAATTGTCGATTACCAAAGAAGGAGCGAGAAAGCATTTACTGAACCTTGCTCAGGAAGGATTGATCCGTTCCTCGGTGAAGAGCGAAGGAGTAGGCCGTCCGTCTACTTACTATACCCTTACCGAGAAGGGGTTGGCTCAGTTTCCGGATACCCATGCAGATGTGACGGTTCAGATTTTGAAATCAGTGAAAAATCTTTTGGGCGAAAATGCTTTAAACCTTTTAATCAGTGATCGCGAAAAAAATACTCACGATCGGTACGAAAAAATACTCTCCAATACAAAATCTCTGGAACAGTGCCTTGAATCTCTTGCAAAAGTCCGCAGTGATGAAGGCTATATGGCAGAATGGAAAAAAGAAGGTAAAGATTATTTCCTGATTGAAAACCACTGCCCGATATGTGCTGCTGCAACGGAATGCCAGGGTTTCTGCCGTGCGGAATTATCCAATTTCCAGTCGTTGATAGGCAAAGAGTATAAAGTGGAAAGGATAGACCATATTATTTCCGGAGGACAGCGCTGTGTCTATAAAATCAGCCAGTAA
- the hxpB gene encoding hexitol phosphatase HxpB — translation MALKAVIFDMDGVLIDSEKFWAKAELDVFSSYGVQVTDELAAQTRYMTTQEVTEFWYERFPWENFDASDLENKVVKRVIEMIRDQDCTMSGVQEFIKNLKGREYKIGLATNAPLRVADVVLEKLQVRDLFDTVHSSEFETQGKPHPAVYLTSAKNLGVSPEHCIAIEDSHSGLKAAKEAGMQTIIFTNKDESIHSNLADFKISDFNTDFPAVFGE, via the coding sequence ATGGCTTTAAAAGCAGTAATATTTGATATGGACGGAGTGCTGATAGACTCAGAAAAATTCTGGGCAAAGGCAGAACTGGATGTGTTTTCATCATATGGAGTACAGGTTACTGATGAATTGGCGGCACAAACCAGATATATGACCACTCAGGAAGTCACAGAATTCTGGTATGAAAGATTTCCGTGGGAAAATTTTGATGCTTCTGATCTGGAAAATAAAGTAGTCAAAAGAGTGATCGAAATGATACGGGATCAGGACTGTACCATGTCCGGCGTGCAGGAATTCATTAAAAATCTTAAAGGCAGAGAATATAAAATAGGACTGGCCACCAATGCGCCTTTGCGGGTGGCGGATGTGGTTCTTGAAAAGCTTCAGGTTCGCGATCTTTTTGATACGGTTCATTCATCGGAATTTGAAACCCAGGGCAAACCTCATCCGGCTGTATATCTTACTTCTGCAAAAAATCTGGGAGTTTCTCCCGAGCACTGCATCGCTATTGAAGACAGCCATTCCGGATTGAAAGCTGCAAAAGAAGCCGGAATGCAAACTATAATTTTCACCAATAAGGATGAAAGCATCCATTCAAATCTTGCAGATTTTAAAATCTCAGATTTTAATACAGATTTTCCAGCCGTATTTGGTGAATAA